The Micromonospora sp. Llam0 genome includes a window with the following:
- a CDS encoding reverse transcriptase/maturase family protein, with amino-acid sequence MQNAEMVLNVLRERGRRGLPCNELYRQLFNPSLYLLAYGRIYSNDGAMTPGACGETADAMSLAKIDRIIDAMRHERYRFQPARRVYIPKKNGKRRPLGLPSWSDKLVGEVVRLLLEAYYEPRFSDRSHGFRPNRGCHTALNEVATTWTGTTWFIEGDIADCFGSLDHEVMLSILAENIHDNRLLRLIKQMLQAGYLEDWEYHATLSGAPQGGVASPILSNIYLDRLDRFVETVLIPQYTRRAGRTPNPAYHRISAAIKTRLPARRSDSGTPAACGTTWHVRMGHS; translated from the coding sequence ATGCAGAACGCCGAAATGGTGCTGAATGTCCTACGTGAACGCGGAAGGCGTGGCCTGCCGTGCAACGAACTGTACCGACAACTGTTCAACCCGAGCCTGTACCTACTGGCCTACGGCCGAATCTACTCCAACGACGGAGCGATGACGCCTGGGGCCTGCGGAGAAACCGCCGACGCGATGTCTTTGGCCAAGATCGACCGCATCATTGATGCGATGCGCCACGAACGCTACCGATTCCAGCCAGCACGACGCGTCTACATTCCCAAAAAGAATGGAAAACGGAGACCCCTGGGTCTACCGTCATGGTCGGATAAACTCGTCGGCGAAGTCGTCCGCCTTCTGTTGGAGGCGTATTACGAGCCGCGATTCTCCGATCGCTCACACGGTTTCCGTCCCAACCGTGGCTGCCACACCGCACTAAACGAAGTGGCAACCACCTGGACTGGGACGACCTGGTTCATCGAGGGAGATATCGCCGACTGTTTCGGAAGTCTTGACCATGAGGTCATGCTGTCGATCCTGGCGGAAAACATCCACGATAACCGGCTCCTCCGGCTCATCAAACAGATGCTACAAGCCGGGTACTTGGAGGACTGGGAGTATCACGCAACACTCAGCGGCGCCCCGCAGGGTGGTGTGGCATCACCGATCCTTTCCAACATCTATTTGGATCGGTTGGACAGATTCGTCGAGACAGTGCTCATCCCGCAGTACACCCGAAGGGCTGGCAGAACACCCAACCCTGCCTACCACAGGATATCGGCCGCTATCAAAACGCGCTTACCGGCGCGGCGATCGGATAGCGGCACGCCGGCTGCGTGTGGAACGACGTGGCATGTCCGGATGGGACACTCATGA
- a CDS encoding group II intron reverse transcriptase/maturase: MSGWDTHDPEYRRLRYSRYADDHLLGFIGPKAEAEQIKQRLAQFLHDDLKLDLSQDKTLITHARTQAAQYLGYEVTVQHSQCRPSVNGSIWLRVPRTVITAKIAPYLERGQPERRKELMSWDDHAIISTYDAEYRGVVQYYLLAGDVSKLKRLRWVAETSMLKTLAAKHRSTVMKMARKYKAKIVTPHGPRTCFQAIVARPGRKPLVARFGGIPLKRQKKAAINDRLPAPITTRRKELVIRLTAGQCEWCERRGPVETHQVRKLADLDKPGRPQPAWAQLMARKRRKTLVVCADCHKAIHAGQPTATLTEQPLESYVR, encoded by the coding sequence ATGTCCGGATGGGACACTCATGATCCCGAATACCGGCGGCTACGATATTCCCGTTACGCAGACGACCACCTCCTCGGGTTCATCGGACCCAAGGCCGAAGCCGAGCAGATCAAACAACGCCTGGCCCAGTTCCTGCATGACGACCTCAAACTGGACCTGAGCCAGGACAAGACCTTGATCACGCATGCCCGCACCCAGGCTGCGCAATACCTCGGCTACGAGGTCACCGTCCAACACAGTCAGTGCCGCCCCAGCGTCAACGGCAGCATCTGGCTGCGGGTTCCCCGGACGGTGATCACCGCCAAGATCGCCCCCTACCTCGAACGCGGTCAACCCGAGCGCCGCAAGGAGTTGATGAGCTGGGACGACCACGCCATCATCAGCACCTACGACGCCGAGTACCGGGGCGTGGTTCAGTACTACCTGCTCGCCGGCGACGTGTCGAAGCTGAAACGGCTTCGGTGGGTCGCCGAAACGTCGATGCTCAAGACCCTGGCTGCGAAGCATCGCTCGACGGTGATGAAGATGGCCCGCAAGTACAAGGCCAAAATCGTCACACCGCACGGGCCGCGCACCTGCTTCCAGGCCATCGTGGCACGGCCGGGCAGGAAACCACTGGTCGCCAGGTTCGGTGGTATCCCCCTGAAACGGCAGAAGAAGGCGGCCATCAACGACCGCCTACCAGCCCCGATCACCACCCGTCGTAAAGAGCTGGTCATCCGGCTCACGGCGGGACAGTGCGAGTGGTGCGAGCGACGCGGCCCGGTGGAAACCCACCAGGTCCGCAAGCTCGCCGACCTCGACAAGCCGGGGCGACCACAGCCCGCGTGGGCGCAACTCATGGCCCGGAAACGCCGCAAGACCCTCGTGGTCTGCGCGGACTGCCACAAGGCCATCCATGCGGGACAGCCAACCGCGACACTCACGGAACAGCCGCTGGAGAGCTACGTGCGCTGA
- a CDS encoding transposase: protein MFRVLDDAIAQLPASYRRKILIRVDGAGATHDLMTHLERLNRTRRNVRFTVGWTITAADETAIARLPETAWTDSLGQDGTATTGQAHTAELTGLNQRLDNWNTGLRLIVRRTRASARHAKNLTALERSTGWRYAIVATNIGRLGRVAGSHQPQWLDALHRAHAGVEDRVRTNKAMGLRNLPSKDWTVNQGWVLAANIAADLDTWTRLLGLHDQADLAHAEPDTLRYRILHLPAKLATHARRTILSIPDTWPWAEAFTLCWQRLSLIPPPT from the coding sequence GTGTTTCGGGTACTCGACGACGCGATCGCCCAACTACCGGCGTCCTACCGGCGGAAGATCCTGATCCGCGTCGACGGCGCCGGCGCCACCCACGACCTCATGACACACCTGGAGCGGCTGAACCGGACACGACGCAACGTGCGCTTCACCGTCGGCTGGACCATCACCGCCGCCGACGAGACCGCCATCGCCCGGCTACCCGAGACCGCGTGGACCGACAGCCTCGGCCAGGACGGCACCGCCACCACCGGACAGGCACACACCGCCGAGCTGACCGGCCTCAACCAACGCCTCGACAACTGGAACACCGGGCTACGGCTGATCGTGCGACGCACCAGAGCGTCGGCCCGGCACGCGAAGAACCTCACCGCCCTGGAACGATCCACCGGCTGGCGATACGCGATCGTCGCCACCAACATCGGTCGCCTCGGACGGGTAGCCGGCTCGCACCAGCCACAATGGCTCGACGCCCTCCACCGCGCCCACGCCGGCGTCGAGGACCGCGTCCGCACCAACAAGGCCATGGGCCTACGGAACCTGCCCTCCAAGGACTGGACCGTCAACCAGGGCTGGGTCCTCGCCGCGAACATCGCCGCCGACCTCGACACCTGGACCCGGCTCCTCGGCCTACACGACCAGGCCGACCTCGCCCACGCCGAACCCGACACCCTGCGCTACCGAATCCTGCACCTCCCCGCGAAACTCGCCACCCACGCCCGCCGCACGATCCTGTCCATCCCCGACACCTGGCCCTGGGCCGAAGCGTTCACCCTCTGCTGGCAACGCCTCAGCCTGATACCCCCACCCACCTGA
- a CDS encoding IS256 family transposase produces MTTETTIEQEPAGGSVGTATDEQLIALLVDRARGDGLKLTGEGGLLQQLTKRVLESALEGEITDHVGYDKHDPAGKGTGNSRNGTRTKTVLTDVGPVEVRVPRDVAGTFEPQIVRKRQRRLSGVDELVLSLSARGLTHGEIAAHLAEVYGAEVSKQTISTITDKVIDGMTEWQNRPLDPVYPVVFIDAINVKIRDGKVANRPIYLAMAVTVDGHRDILGLWAGDGGEGAKHWLHVLTELKNRGVADVLMLVCDGLKGLPEAVEAVWPATIVQTCVIHLLRNSFRYAARQDWEKIARALKPVYTAPTEDAATERFLEFAEAWGRKYPAIVKLWENAWAEFVPFLAFDVEIRKVICSTNAIESVNARIRKAVRARGHFPNEQAALKCVYMALMSLDPTGNGRRRWTIRWKAPLNAFQIAFEGRLTPANL; encoded by the coding sequence ATGACGACCGAGACCACCATCGAGCAGGAGCCCGCAGGCGGGTCGGTGGGTACGGCCACGGATGAGCAGTTGATCGCGCTGCTGGTGGACCGGGCACGCGGTGACGGGCTGAAGCTCACCGGTGAGGGCGGTCTGCTGCAGCAGCTGACCAAGCGGGTCCTGGAGTCCGCCCTGGAGGGCGAGATCACCGACCACGTCGGCTACGACAAGCACGACCCGGCCGGCAAGGGCACCGGGAACTCCCGTAACGGCACCCGGACGAAGACCGTGCTGACCGACGTCGGCCCGGTCGAGGTACGGGTCCCCCGGGATGTCGCGGGGACGTTCGAGCCGCAGATCGTGCGTAAGCGCCAGCGCAGGCTGTCCGGGGTGGACGAGCTCGTGCTGTCGTTGTCGGCCCGGGGGCTGACGCACGGGGAGATCGCCGCGCACCTGGCCGAGGTGTACGGCGCCGAGGTGTCGAAGCAGACGATCTCGACGATCACGGACAAGGTCATCGACGGGATGACCGAGTGGCAGAACAGGCCACTCGACCCGGTCTACCCGGTCGTGTTCATCGATGCCATCAATGTGAAGATCCGGGACGGGAAGGTCGCGAACCGGCCCATCTACCTGGCGATGGCGGTCACCGTCGACGGCCACCGGGACATCCTCGGCCTGTGGGCCGGTGACGGCGGTGAGGGCGCGAAGCACTGGCTGCACGTGCTCACCGAGCTGAAGAACCGGGGCGTGGCCGATGTGCTGATGCTCGTCTGCGACGGGCTCAAGGGCCTACCGGAGGCGGTCGAGGCGGTGTGGCCGGCCACCATCGTGCAGACGTGCGTGATCCACCTGCTGCGCAACTCGTTCCGCTACGCGGCGCGGCAGGACTGGGAGAAGATCGCCCGAGCGCTCAAGCCGGTCTACACCGCGCCGACGGAGGACGCGGCGACGGAGCGGTTCCTGGAGTTCGCCGAGGCCTGGGGGCGGAAGTACCCGGCGATCGTGAAGCTGTGGGAGAACGCCTGGGCCGAGTTCGTGCCGTTCCTCGCGTTCGACGTGGAGATCCGCAAGGTCATCTGCTCGACGAACGCGATCGAGTCCGTCAACGCCCGGATCCGCAAAGCGGTCCGCGCCCGCGGGCACTTCCCCAACGAGCAGGCCGCGCTCAAGTGCGTGTACATGGCGTTGATGAGTCTGGACCCGACCGGCAACGGCCGCCGCCGGTGGACCATCCGGTGGAAGGCACCTCTCAACGCGTTCCAGATCGCCTTCGAGGGCCGGCTCACCCCGGCCAACCTCTGA
- a CDS encoding IS701 family transposase has product MVGSWDAGLEELFFRFAHRFERVEPRRRAWAYARGLLAPLERRNGWTLAEQAGHVSPDGLRGMLCSAAWDRDAVRDDVRDYVVERIGDPAGVLVADETGFIKKGRASAGVQRQYSGTAGKTENCQIGTFLCYATARGRALIDRELYLPKSWTDDRDRCRAAAIPEEVEFATKPRQAQAMVERAIEARVPFSWFTADEAYGQNPGLRGWLEDQDIAYVMATRCDDEVPSGLHTTLRVDELVARVRAGAWQRLSCGDGARGPRRYDWARVPIRRTFAHGRRGWVLARRSISDPDEIAYYVCFGRRGTRLRELVRVAGGRWSVEESFQTAKNEVGLDQYQVRRYDAWYAHITLAMAAAAFLVVTRAAEAAKGAPPQASAA; this is encoded by the coding sequence GTGGTCGGGTCGTGGGATGCCGGGTTGGAGGAGTTGTTCTTCCGGTTCGCGCATCGGTTTGAGCGGGTGGAGCCCCGGCGGCGGGCGTGGGCGTATGCGCGGGGGTTGTTGGCGCCGTTGGAGCGGCGGAACGGGTGGACTCTCGCGGAGCAGGCTGGGCATGTGTCGCCGGACGGGTTGCGGGGCATGCTGTGCAGCGCGGCGTGGGACCGGGACGCGGTCCGCGATGACGTGCGCGACTACGTCGTGGAGCGGATCGGCGATCCGGCCGGGGTGCTTGTCGCCGATGAGACCGGGTTCATCAAGAAGGGCCGCGCCTCGGCGGGAGTCCAGAGGCAGTACTCGGGCACGGCGGGCAAGACCGAGAACTGTCAGATCGGCACGTTCCTGTGCTACGCCACGGCGCGGGGTCGGGCGTTGATCGACCGGGAGTTGTACCTGCCGAAGTCGTGGACCGATGACCGGGACCGGTGCCGGGCGGCGGCGATCCCGGAAGAGGTGGAGTTCGCCACGAAGCCGCGGCAGGCACAGGCCATGGTGGAGCGGGCGATCGAGGCGCGGGTGCCGTTCTCGTGGTTCACGGCGGATGAGGCCTACGGGCAGAACCCGGGCCTGCGGGGCTGGCTGGAGGATCAGGACATCGCCTATGTGATGGCCACCCGCTGTGACGACGAGGTGCCCTCCGGACTGCACACCACCCTGCGTGTCGATGAGTTGGTCGCGAGGGTGCGTGCGGGCGCGTGGCAGCGCCTGTCGTGCGGCGATGGCGCGCGCGGGCCACGCCGCTACGACTGGGCCCGGGTACCGATCCGGCGCACCTTCGCCCACGGCCGCCGCGGCTGGGTCCTCGCCCGACGCTCGATCAGCGACCCTGACGAGATCGCCTACTACGTCTGCTTCGGCCGACGCGGCACCCGACTGCGTGAGTTGGTGCGGGTCGCCGGCGGTCGTTGGTCGGTGGAGGAGTCGTTCCAGACCGCGAAGAACGAGGTCGGCCTGGACCAGTACCAGGTCCGCCGCTACGACGCCTGGTACGCCCACATCACCCTCGCGATGGCCGCCGCCGCGTTCCTCGTCGTCACCCGCGCCGCCGAGGCCGCAAAGGGGGCACCACCCCAAGCGAGCGCAGCCTGA
- a CDS encoding transposase translates to MYDCFDRRADALFDLVDGICAPVTVAGVAYVSLAPGARRGHDAGYGALSAGRIDEDLLRDVLLARFRAAGWRPDFAVDASVWARCDAECSPGRGFYHHPARHSAGQPIVAGWCYSWLVGLSTEHDSWTAPLDARRLAVSDNPNMVAAGQVRAVLSRLGPLEQPRWSPSTAVTTRCS, encoded by the coding sequence GTGTACGACTGTTTCGACCGGCGGGCAGACGCGTTGTTCGATCTGGTCGATGGGATCTGCGCGCCGGTCACGGTGGCTGGGGTGGCCTATGTGAGCTTGGCGCCGGGTGCCCGGCGGGGGCACGACGCCGGGTACGGGGCGTTGTCCGCAGGTCGGATCGACGAGGATCTGCTGCGTGATGTGCTGCTGGCCCGGTTTCGGGCAGCGGGGTGGCGGCCGGATTTCGCGGTCGATGCTTCGGTGTGGGCGCGGTGCGATGCGGAGTGCTCGCCCGGGCGCGGGTTCTATCACCACCCGGCTCGGCATTCGGCGGGCCAGCCGATCGTGGCGGGCTGGTGTTACTCGTGGCTGGTCGGGTTGTCGACCGAGCATGATTCCTGGACAGCGCCGCTGGATGCCCGGCGCCTAGCGGTGTCGGACAACCCGAATATGGTGGCGGCCGGGCAGGTTCGGGCGGTCCTGTCCCGGCTCGGGCCGCTGGAGCAGCCGCGTTGGTCGCCTTCGACGGCGGTTACGACCCGGTGCAGTTGA
- a CDS encoding thioesterase II family protein, whose translation MSAAPQVVPAWWRTFRPAPGAPVRLACLPHAGGSASFYHPLARALAPGIEVLAAQYPGRQDRYREPLVTSLTELARQCFEALRPSIDRPLILFGHSMGALLAYEIALLMQDNGIAPPVRLVVSGRRAPSRYRDDQFHRLPPAGLVAQVRALSGTDASVLSDPETLRLILPAVRGDYRAVETYRHQPGRVVHAPVTVLTGTEDPMVTAEEASVWERHTDGSAEVRSMPGGHFFVADHFDEIAGLLRTIAAP comes from the coding sequence ATGTCCGCAGCACCGCAGGTCGTCCCGGCGTGGTGGCGCACCTTCCGGCCGGCACCGGGAGCGCCCGTCCGGCTCGCCTGCCTGCCGCACGCCGGCGGCTCGGCGAGCTTCTACCACCCGCTCGCCCGGGCGCTGGCCCCCGGCATCGAGGTTCTGGCCGCCCAGTACCCGGGGCGGCAGGACCGCTATCGGGAGCCGCTCGTCACGTCCCTCACCGAGCTCGCGCGGCAGTGCTTCGAGGCGCTGCGGCCGTCGATCGACCGGCCGCTGATCCTGTTCGGGCACAGCATGGGGGCGCTCCTCGCGTATGAGATCGCCCTCCTCATGCAGGACAACGGCATCGCGCCGCCGGTACGCCTGGTGGTGTCGGGCCGCCGGGCGCCGTCGCGCTACCGGGACGACCAGTTCCATCGGTTGCCACCGGCCGGGCTCGTCGCGCAGGTGCGGGCGCTCAGCGGCACCGACGCGAGTGTCCTGTCCGACCCGGAGACTCTGCGATTGATTCTTCCGGCCGTACGCGGTGACTACCGAGCCGTGGAGACGTATCGCCACCAGCCCGGCCGGGTGGTGCACGCCCCGGTCACGGTGCTCACCGGCACCGAGGACCCGATGGTGACCGCCGAGGAGGCGAGCGTCTGGGAGCGGCACACCGACGGGTCCGCCGAAGTCCGTTCGATGCCGGGCGGCCATTTCTTCGTCGCCGACCACTTCGACGAGATCGCTGGGCTGCTGCGAACCATCGCCGCGCCTTAG
- a CDS encoding ROK family protein — MPAGAGPLTGPVYDLGVDIGGTKVALRAEDRHRRVHESAFRWVPGHDAGRDLALLAERVAEVGLPLRAAGVALPATVDAAGRVSAWPSRPSWIGLPAGEVFGALFGPVPVAWADDGDLGALAEARAAGVTDLLYLGVGTGVGGGFVFGGELCPGPGRGSFEIGHIAVGAGEGCRCGRGGCLQAVASGPAILDRAARARGLPVTYEELCRAAATAPWAITALGAAYRALATAIVSVAELLHPRLVVVGGGFLAGVPGAIPALNGHVAGLIRPGQEPLPVRAAALGGLSSLAGAVELARTL, encoded by the coding sequence GTGCCCGCCGGTGCCGGCCCGCTGACCGGGCCGGTGTACGACCTGGGTGTCGACATCGGTGGTACGAAGGTCGCCCTGCGAGCCGAGGACCGGCACCGCCGCGTGCACGAATCCGCGTTCCGCTGGGTGCCGGGACACGACGCCGGCCGGGATCTCGCACTGCTCGCCGAGCGGGTGGCCGAGGTCGGCCTGCCATTGCGGGCGGCCGGGGTGGCCCTGCCCGCGACGGTGGACGCCGCCGGCCGGGTCAGCGCGTGGCCAAGCCGTCCATCGTGGATCGGGCTGCCGGCCGGGGAGGTGTTCGGTGCGCTCTTCGGGCCCGTCCCGGTCGCCTGGGCCGACGACGGGGACCTCGGTGCGCTCGCCGAGGCCCGCGCGGCAGGCGTCACCGACCTGCTGTACCTCGGCGTCGGAACCGGCGTCGGGGGTGGCTTCGTCTTCGGCGGCGAGCTGTGCCCGGGGCCCGGCCGGGGATCCTTCGAGATCGGGCACATCGCCGTCGGCGCAGGGGAGGGCTGCCGGTGCGGCCGCGGCGGCTGCCTGCAGGCGGTCGCCTCCGGCCCGGCGATCCTCGACCGGGCCGCACGCGCGCGGGGGCTGCCCGTCACGTACGAGGAACTGTGCCGGGCGGCCGCCACGGCCCCCTGGGCGATCACGGCGCTCGGCGCGGCCTACCGCGCGCTGGCCACGGCGATCGTCAGCGTGGCGGAACTGCTGCACCCGCGTCTGGTGGTCGTCGGGGGCGGCTTCCTCGCCGGGGTCCCCGGTGCGATACCGGCCCTGAACGGCCATGTCGCCGGGCTGATCCGCCCCGGCCAGGAACCGTTGCCCGTACGCGCCGCCGCCCTCGGTGGACTGTCATCGCTGGCCGGCGCGGTCGAACTGGCACGCACGCTGTAG
- a CDS encoding HAD-IA family hydrolase, translated as MTNPLTEPIGTGVAVPLRRAVIFDLDGVVVDSFAVMSEAFAIAYAEVVGPGPAPFAEYRRHLGRYFPDIMREMRLPLAMEEPFVRESYRLAHRVTVFDGVVDLLSVLRERGLLLAIATGKSGERARSLLDTLGLLPYFAHVVGSDEVARPKPAPDIVLRALELLGVPAGEAVMVGDAPTDLLSAHGARVSAVAAVWAQPEEDELFAARPDVVLHKPADLLALCPPVPAR; from the coding sequence ATGACCAATCCCTTGACCGAACCCATCGGGACCGGCGTCGCCGTGCCGCTGCGGCGCGCGGTGATCTTCGACCTCGACGGGGTCGTCGTGGACAGCTTCGCGGTGATGAGCGAGGCGTTCGCCATCGCGTACGCCGAGGTCGTCGGGCCCGGCCCGGCACCCTTCGCGGAGTACCGGCGGCACCTCGGCCGCTACTTCCCGGACATCATGAGGGAGATGCGCCTGCCGCTGGCCATGGAGGAGCCCTTCGTCCGGGAGAGCTACCGGCTCGCCCACCGCGTCACCGTGTTCGACGGCGTCGTGGACCTGCTGTCGGTGCTGCGTGAGCGCGGGTTGCTGCTCGCCATCGCCACCGGCAAGAGCGGCGAACGGGCGCGGTCCCTGCTCGACACGCTCGGCCTGTTGCCGTACTTCGCCCACGTCGTCGGCTCCGACGAGGTCGCCCGGCCCAAGCCCGCACCGGACATCGTGCTGCGGGCGCTGGAGCTGCTCGGCGTACCGGCCGGCGAAGCCGTCATGGTCGGCGACGCGCCGACCGACCTGCTCAGCGCGCACGGAGCCCGGGTCAGTGCCGTCGCGGCGGTGTGGGCGCAACCCGAGGAGGACGAGCTGTTTGCCGCCCGCCCCGACGTCGTCCTGCACAAGCCCGCCGACCTCCTGGCGCTGTGCCCGCCGGTGCCGGCCCGCTGA
- a CDS encoding Gfo/Idh/MocA family protein, with protein MTIRVAVAGLGWAGRELWLRLLGEHDAFEVVAAAEPDPRAREAATLETGVRTVPDVDALDPYDIDLAVVAVPNHLHAETAARLLRRGISVFLEKPVCLTLEEAAELAGAERAAGATLLAGSAARHRADVTALRRVVPTLGRIQHAELAWTRSRGIPRPGGWFTRLSMAGGGALVDLGWHLLDTLNSLIGPAESRQVVGVTSDDFVRAGGWNAAWRRDGDPADGCGDVEDTARGFLVRQDGVSVSLRTSWASHDERDVSMLRIEGSEGVACLRCTFGFSPNRLPESELTVTRVGATTLLPVPADPVGAEYRTQLDGLATSLADPGNRGTAIADARLTVGLIDRFYQSAHPVAG; from the coding sequence ATGACGATCCGGGTGGCGGTCGCCGGCCTCGGCTGGGCGGGCCGGGAGCTCTGGCTGCGGCTGCTCGGGGAGCACGACGCCTTCGAGGTCGTCGCGGCGGCCGAACCGGATCCCCGGGCACGCGAGGCGGCGACGCTGGAGACCGGCGTGCGGACGGTCCCGGACGTTGATGCCCTTGACCCGTACGACATCGACCTCGCCGTGGTGGCGGTACCCAACCACCTGCACGCCGAGACCGCCGCCCGATTGCTGCGCCGGGGCATCTCCGTCTTCCTCGAGAAGCCGGTGTGCCTGACGCTCGAGGAAGCGGCCGAACTGGCCGGCGCCGAACGCGCGGCGGGCGCCACCCTGCTGGCCGGCAGCGCCGCCCGGCACCGGGCCGACGTCACCGCCCTGCGCCGGGTGGTGCCCACCCTGGGCCGGATCCAGCACGCCGAGCTGGCGTGGACCCGGTCCCGGGGGATTCCGCGGCCCGGCGGGTGGTTCACGCGGCTCAGCATGGCCGGCGGCGGTGCGCTGGTCGACCTCGGCTGGCACCTGCTCGACACGCTCAACTCGCTGATCGGCCCGGCCGAGAGCCGGCAGGTCGTCGGCGTCACGTCCGACGACTTCGTCCGGGCCGGCGGCTGGAACGCGGCCTGGCGCCGGGACGGCGATCCGGCCGACGGGTGCGGCGACGTCGAGGACACGGCCCGGGGCTTTCTCGTACGCCAGGACGGCGTGTCGGTGTCGCTGCGTACGAGCTGGGCCTCCCACGACGAGCGGGACGTGTCCATGCTGCGGATCGAGGGCAGTGAGGGCGTCGCCTGCCTGCGCTGCACCTTCGGCTTCAGCCCGAACCGCCTGCCGGAATCCGAACTCACCGTGACCAGGGTGGGCGCCACCACCCTGTTGCCTGTACCCGCCGATCCCGTCGGCGCCGAGTACAGGACCCAGCTGGACGGTCTGGCCACGAGCCTGGCCGATCCGGGAAACCGCGGCACCGCCATCGCTGACGCCCGATTGACCGTCGGGCTTATCGACAGGTTCTACCAGTCCGCGCACCCGGTCGCCGGATGA
- a CDS encoding aminotransferase class I/II-fold pyridoxal phosphate-dependent enzyme produces the protein MDAIGKAPVFPQWPQYDDEERTALIRALEQGQWWRMGGTEVESFEREFAEFHGAPHALAVTNGTHALELALQCLGAGPGSEVIVPAFTFISSSQAAQRLGAVAVPVDVDLETYNIDVAATAAAVTPRTRVIMPVHMAGLVADMDALAKLAADNGVALLQDAAHAQGARWQGKRIGEFGTIAAFSFQNGKLMTAGEGGALLLPDEEMFENAFLRHSCGRPRTDRHYMHKVSGSNLRLGEFAAAVLRAQLRRLDAQNAVRDERWALLSGLLAGIPGVVPQSGDPRAERKTHYMAMFRVPGLGEQARNDLVDRLVAAGLPAFATFRAIYRTDAFWDGARPAETVEQIAERCPHTEAISTDGIWLHHRTLLAEPEALHATVEIIAGAVTAA, from the coding sequence ATGGACGCCATCGGCAAAGCACCCGTCTTCCCGCAATGGCCGCAGTACGACGACGAGGAGCGCACCGCGCTGATCCGGGCCCTGGAACAGGGTCAGTGGTGGCGGATGGGCGGCACCGAGGTGGAGTCGTTCGAGCGGGAGTTCGCCGAGTTCCACGGCGCCCCGCACGCCCTGGCGGTCACCAACGGCACCCACGCCCTCGAACTGGCCCTGCAGTGCCTCGGCGCCGGGCCGGGCAGCGAGGTCATCGTCCCGGCGTTCACCTTCATCTCGTCGTCGCAGGCGGCGCAGCGGCTGGGCGCGGTCGCCGTACCGGTCGATGTGGACCTCGAGACGTACAACATCGACGTCGCCGCCACCGCGGCCGCCGTGACGCCGCGGACCCGGGTCATCATGCCGGTCCACATGGCCGGGCTGGTGGCCGACATGGACGCGCTCGCCAAGCTGGCCGCCGACAACGGCGTGGCGCTGCTGCAGGACGCCGCGCACGCGCAGGGCGCCCGCTGGCAGGGCAAGCGCATCGGCGAGTTCGGCACGATCGCGGCCTTCAGCTTCCAGAACGGCAAGCTCATGACGGCCGGCGAGGGCGGTGCCCTCCTGCTGCCCGACGAGGAGATGTTCGAGAACGCGTTCCTGCGCCACAGTTGCGGACGGCCCCGCACCGACCGGCACTACATGCACAAGGTCAGCGGGTCGAACCTGCGGCTCGGCGAGTTCGCGGCGGCCGTGCTGCGCGCACAGCTGCGCCGGCTCGACGCCCAGAACGCGGTCCGCGACGAGCGCTGGGCGCTGCTGTCCGGGCTGCTCGCCGGGATCCCCGGTGTGGTGCCGCAGAGCGGTGACCCGCGCGCCGAGCGCAAGACCCACTACATGGCGATGTTCCGGGTACCGGGCCTCGGCGAGCAGGCGCGCAACGATCTGGTCGACCGCCTCGTCGCGGCCGGGCTGCCGGCCTTCGCCACCTTCCGGGCGATCTACCGCACCGACGCGTTCTGGGACGGCGCGCGGCCGGCCGAGACCGTCGAGCAGATCGCCGAGCGCTGCCCGCACACCGAGGCGATCAGCACCGACGGCATCTGGCTGCACCACCGGACCCTGCTGGCCGAGCCGGAGGCCCTGCACGCCACCGTCGAGATCATCGCCGGTGCGGTGACCGCCGCATGA